From Thermococcus sp., a single genomic window includes:
- a CDS encoding TRM11 family methyltransferase, protein MYGVILGKNPELGRAEFFALARRFGLKVRPLEESNNWIVFESKPSVERHFRWLGGSLKLIRIVGESEEAIKDLEYARLFTVSLYGRDDWKLWRKLGSKVKRHFKETGPAKFFKPAKVYSMPAELILKGFPEVKDIVFLFRNDGSFLVGETVRVTDPFELKKLDVERPVQRPILSIPPRLARVMVNLTEVKKGKFLDPFCGIGTVLQEFVLQGLPSYGSDRNPERVGEARRNIEWLRREFRVKNSARIEVCDARKLKRCFRERFDAIVTEPYLGKPLKRNPSRGEAIKMANELDRFYYSVFESLADVLKRNGRVVFVFPAYRLRDESIYRKERGWLGKLGFEVLGRYLDYEERHRLIRDIHVIKKRG, encoded by the coding sequence ATGTATGGAGTTATTTTGGGAAAGAACCCAGAGCTGGGAAGGGCAGAATTCTTCGCCCTCGCAAGGCGCTTTGGCCTAAAGGTCAGGCCCCTTGAGGAATCAAATAACTGGATTGTCTTTGAGTCGAAGCCCTCGGTGGAGAGACACTTCCGCTGGCTCGGGGGTTCGCTCAAGTTAATTAGAATCGTTGGAGAAAGCGAAGAAGCCATCAAAGACCTTGAATACGCCAGGCTCTTCACGGTAAGCCTGTACGGGAGAGACGACTGGAAGCTCTGGAGGAAACTGGGGAGCAAAGTAAAGAGGCACTTCAAAGAAACCGGACCAGCAAAGTTCTTCAAGCCGGCCAAGGTCTATTCCATGCCTGCTGAGTTAATTCTGAAGGGCTTTCCTGAAGTCAAGGACATAGTGTTCCTCTTTAGAAACGATGGGAGCTTTCTCGTCGGGGAAACGGTTAGGGTTACAGACCCCTTCGAGCTGAAGAAGCTCGACGTTGAGAGGCCCGTCCAGAGGCCAATCCTTTCCATTCCGCCGAGGCTCGCCAGGGTAATGGTAAACCTCACCGAAGTCAAGAAAGGAAAATTCCTCGACCCCTTCTGCGGGATTGGAACAGTCCTCCAGGAGTTCGTCCTCCAGGGATTGCCCTCTTACGGGAGCGACCGCAACCCCGAAAGAGTTGGGGAAGCTAGGAGAAACATCGAGTGGCTGAGGAGGGAGTTTAGAGTCAAGAACTCGGCCAGAATAGAGGTCTGCGACGCCAGAAAGCTCAAGAGATGTTTCCGCGAGCGCTTTGATGCGATAGTTACGGAACCCTACCTCGGGAAGCCCTTAAAGAGGAACCCCAGCAGAGGAGAGGCTATAAAGATGGCCAACGAGCTCGACCGTTTTTACTATTCAGTCTTCGAGAGCCTTGCGGACGTTTTAAAGCGAAACGGAAGGGTCGTTTTTGTGTTTCCCGCCTACAGGCTGAGGGACGAGAGCATCTACCGGAAGGAGCGAGGGTGGCTCGGAAAGCTCGGCTTTGAGGTTCTGGGGAGGTACCTCGACTACGAAGAAAGGCACCGCCTAATCAGGGACATCCACGTGATAAAAAAGAGGGGTTAG
- a CDS encoding TMEM165/GDT1 family protein: MENLIAVFIAVFLAEFGDKTQLTTIAFASKYGWKTAFIGAILALATVNIIGALVGEVLGDVLPMDLIHEGAGVLFIVFGILMLLGKL, encoded by the coding sequence ATGGAAAACCTCATTGCAGTTTTTATAGCCGTATTCTTGGCCGAGTTCGGGGACAAGACCCAGCTGACAACTATAGCCTTCGCTTCTAAGTATGGCTGGAAAACGGCCTTTATCGGCGCAATCCTCGCTCTCGCGACCGTTAATATCATCGGCGCCCTCGTTGGGGAAGTTCTTGGCGATGTCCTCCCTATGGATTTAATTCACGAGGGCGCCGGGGTTTTGTTCATCGTCTTCGGCATTCTGATGCTACTCGGAAAGCTTTAG
- a CDS encoding MFS transporter: protein MEKRWSTVLINTVLLASGFGTMHMLEKFKDVVLAHYGITEAMMSYQQTAYVVGLFVAFLLGGTSLFKGSFKRSVALIVSFAAIPQFLIPFMPNWWGVVALRFFQGFIVALIAVFSNQIGRLFVAERPFAKGVILSGIFWGGIYGINLAKWAGGSKASWSSVTEAFIISAVIMYVMLAIWWLFVEDFEIPKEKHSSKGVNVWKMPFTWVFGFTFFPALWIIFTLGSFTLHNVKFSDAQVANLVMTLEVSMGLWSIIMGYLGYRLSVKNTSNRGLFKAIVSVMTLSYAVTFLGLFIVWKAISANDYTLALLGIAVTGIVQGTGPAFWTTAPAAYPKEIYPEASFALGLISNSANAVAPNVMFVLVHSVTTGMIIYLSMALLGIVLLLVSSRMKLPVEELS from the coding sequence ATGGAAAAGAGATGGTCAACTGTGTTGATAAACACGGTACTCTTGGCTTCGGGCTTCGGAACCATGCACATGCTGGAAAAGTTTAAGGATGTGGTTCTGGCACACTACGGCATAACAGAGGCAATGATGAGTTATCAGCAGACGGCCTACGTCGTTGGACTCTTTGTGGCCTTTCTCCTCGGTGGAACGAGTCTCTTTAAGGGCTCCTTCAAGAGGAGCGTGGCTTTAATAGTGAGCTTCGCGGCGATTCCTCAGTTCCTGATTCCATTCATGCCCAACTGGTGGGGTGTTGTTGCGCTACGCTTCTTTCAGGGCTTTATAGTTGCCCTCATAGCGGTCTTCAGCAACCAGATTGGCAGGCTTTTCGTGGCTGAGAGGCCATTTGCCAAGGGTGTAATCCTCTCTGGAATATTCTGGGGTGGAATCTACGGCATAAACCTTGCCAAGTGGGCTGGCGGGAGCAAGGCCAGCTGGTCCTCCGTTACCGAGGCCTTCATCATCTCTGCTGTTATAATGTACGTCATGCTCGCAATATGGTGGCTCTTCGTTGAGGACTTCGAGATTCCTAAGGAGAAGCACTCTTCCAAGGGAGTTAATGTCTGGAAGATGCCCTTCACTTGGGTCTTTGGGTTCACCTTCTTCCCGGCCCTTTGGATTATCTTCACCCTCGGCTCCTTCACGCTCCACAACGTCAAGTTCAGCGACGCGCAGGTGGCGAACCTCGTCATGACCCTTGAGGTCTCAATGGGGCTGTGGTCCATAATCATGGGCTACCTCGGCTACCGTCTCTCCGTTAAGAACACCAGCAACCGCGGTCTCTTCAAGGCCATCGTAAGTGTTATGACGCTCTCATACGCCGTAACATTCCTCGGTCTCTTTATCGTCTGGAAGGCCATAAGCGCCAACGACTACACCCTCGCGCTCCTTGGAATAGCTGTAACGGGAATCGTTCAGGGAACTGGACCAGCGTTCTGGACAACGGCTCCAGCGGCCTATCCAAAGGAAATCTACCCTGAGGCCAGCTTTGCCCTCGGTCTAATCTCGAACTCAGCGAACGCGGTGGCTCCAAACGTCATGTTCGTCTTGGTCCATAGCGTTACAACGGGAATGATAATCTACCTCAGCATGGCCCTTCTTGGTATAGTGCTTCTCCTCGTCTCGAGCAGGATGAAGCTCCCGGTTGAGGAGCTCTCCTAA